The nucleotide window CTTCGCACGATCAGGCCGGCTCACACAGGCATATCCCGCGGGAGATGGCCGCTATGCCGGGGCCGGGGGGGTCAGGAACGCTTCCTGGAAAAGGGGCTGTTCAAGGCAATGTCCCCGGCCCGCGGACCGCCGGGGCAAAGATGGCGTCATGGCCGGTCTGACATGGACATGACCCGGCGCAGGGCCGCCTGGACGGTGGAGAAACCGATCCGTTCCTGCTCCAGCCGCACTGCCTGGCCGATCCGGTTGTCCCGCAGGTCATGATAGAGCTTCTGCTCCTGGTCACCAAGATGTTCAAGGGTGAGCAGACAACGCTTGGCCTCCTCCTCCCGGCCCCAGAGAGACCGGTGTGCCATCAGGGTCTGCCGGTCCATGAGGAGAGAGCGGACCTGGGGGAAATAACCGCGCAGTTGCGAGAGGATGGCAAAGCCGTGGGTGTCGATATCGCCCCAGTAGCAGATGGTTTTTCCCCGGAGCCACTCCACCTGTTGCAACGACTGGATACCGTAGCCCAGCCCGAAGATGACCATGGCCTCGGCCAGGGGTGGAAAACTGAGGCCGCTGGTCTTGTTTTCCGTGATAAAGACGCGGGAGCAGGGCGGCACAAGGGTGGTAAAGTCGGCCAGGGGAACGGACAGGTCGGTAAGGCCGGAGATGGTCCGGGACGGGTCAAGCAGCCGGAAACGGATGAGCGGCTGGTCCCAGGCCAGGCCGAAGCGGCGCTCAAAGCCGTGTTGACCAAGGCCCTTTACTCCCCGGTCAATGGCCGCCGCGGGCAGGACCAGGTCAAGGATGGCGGCCAGGATGGGGCGATGCCCTTCCACGAATTTTGAATCGACCCCGGCGATATCCAGCTCGCGCACATAACAGCCGGGCCGGGGATTTTTTTTAAACCAGGCGGCAACACCGAGCAGCCGCGGCCAGGCATCTTTGTATTGCAGGACGATATCCGGTCTGCGGATCAGGAGGTCCCGCAGTTCCGGCAGCTCGGCCAGGATGCGGGCAACGGTTTTGCGGAAGGTGGAAAATTGCCGTTCCCGGCCGGTCAGGGCCAGAAAATCCGTCCGGGTCTCGATGATGATCCGGACCGGAATGCTCTGCTCTCCCAGCCGCCGGTGCTTGATCTGCTGATACTCGATGCGGTAGCCGGGCGAATCCGGCTGTTTTTCCCCGGCGCGCAGGGTCTCCAGCCAGCACCGCACCGCGGTGAAATTGTCACTCAGGCTGCGGCCGGTTATGCGTTTGACCGGGATGACAATCGGCAGGAGGGGCTCACCGGTGAGATGGCTGCGCAGTAAGGCAGGCCATTGGCGCAGCCCCTTTTTTCGGATATCCGCGGGGCTGATCATGGAACTGCAGTCCGGGAACGCCGCTTTTTCTCCTCCCGGTACTCCTCGATGGTGAGGTTGCGGACCATGGAGTTGCGGCCCTCTTCGTTGTGGATGAAATGCACTGCATGGATGTAATCTTCGATAATATGGATTTTCTGCAGGGGGGTGACGATAAGCAGCTGCAGGTTGAGTCGTTTGAACAACTCCAGGCCGTAGCGGGTGGATTCGTCCGAGCCGCGGCCGAATGCCTCGTCAATGACCACGAAACGAAATGACCTGGAGCGGGTGGCGCCCCATTCGAGCCCGAACTGGTAGGCCAGGGCCGAGGCCAGGATGGTGTAGGCCAGTTTTTCTTTCTGGCCCCCGGATTTGCCCGAAGAGTCGGAATAGTATTCCTTTTCCCGGCCGTCTTCCTGCCAGCGCTCGCAGGCGGAAAAGGTGAACCAGTTGCGCACGTCGGTTACCTTGACCGTCCAGCGCCGGTCCAGCTCCGCCGTGCCCTGCCTGCCGTTGAACCGGTCGATCAGTTTTTTTACCAGCAGAAAACGGGATTCGTCGTAGAGTTCGTCTCCGGCCAGGCTGTGGGCCAGGCACTGCCGCACTTGCTGCTGGAAATCACGGATCTCCGGGTCAGTGGTGGGATCAGCCACCAGCTCGATGTAGGTGCCGGGATTGTACTGCGCCTCCTTGAGGGAGATATTGATGGTGTCGATCCGGTCCCTGATCTCCTGCCGTTCCTTTTCCATCTGGTTCTGAAACAGGGCAATGGAGTTGATGGTCCCCTCGTTGAGCATCTCCTTGAAACGGGCCTCGTGCCGGGGCAGGTCTTCCCTGACCAGTGATTGCAGCATACGCCGGTATTCGGGCCCGGCCTCGAGGGCCGCATCAACCTCCTTGCTCTCGGCCGGCCAGTTGGTCTTGAAGCGGTTCATCCGGCGGATGATCGATTCCGCCAGCCGGACCGTTTTCTTACGTTGGCTGTTGATCTGCTCCTGGATATGGCCGCGTATCCGCCGCTGGCAACTGTCCAGGTTGATGAGAGTGAACGCTTTTCCGGGCAGGACCTGGTCGCGGAAACCGTCAAGCATGGCAACCAGGCCGGCTGTCCGTTGCTCGGTCGGGAAATCCGCATACCGGCGGACCTGGTCAAGAGCAGCCTGGCGGTCCTCTTTTTTCTGGGCTGCCCGGCTGCGCTTGTCGCGCAGGGTCTCGCGCCGTTGTTCAAGGAGCTGGATCTCTCCGCCAACCTGCTTGAGCCGCTCTTGCAGGGAGCGGAGCAAATCCGAGCTGGCCTCGATTTCGCGCCGTTCATCCTCCAGGGCCTGGATCTGCCGGGCCAGGGGCTGCCAGTTGATTTCGGAAAAATGCTCGGTTCGCAGCAGATCACGGCAGCAATCGCGGCTGATATCCAGTTGTTGCCGCTGCTTATCCAGGCGGTTGCGCTGTTCCTTCAGCGCGGCGCCCCGGGCCTGGAGTTTGTCCGCCTCCTGTTCCAGGGCCCTGATCTTTTCCCGGTTGGACCAGCCAAGCACGTACCTGGACCGGTCGTTAACAGGGTAGCGGTCGTCTTTTTCGTGGCGTCTGTTCCTGGATTTGATCTGGCCCTGGCGGGTGACCGCCCCGGGCAGACGGCGGAACTCGTCCAGGGAGTCGCAGCAGACAAGGTTGAAGCGGCGGCGGATCTCCCGCTCCAGCCAGGGGTAATGGTGGTTTTCGGTTTTGATGCGCAGTTTACGCCACAGCTCGCGGGGATCATCGCTGACCGCAACCGGTTGTTTTTCCTCCCTGGCCCGGAAATAGACCAGCCGCCCCTGCAGCCGGGTACGGTCCACGTAATGGCTTACCTGTTGGTACAGGGCCTCGCTGACCAGCAGGCTCAGGCCGAAGGAGTGGCAGACCCGTTCAATGGCGCCCTGCCACTCCTTTTCCCGTTCATCCACCTGCAGCAGTTCTCCGGCAAAGGGCAGCTCCTCCTCTGCCACGGCCAACACCGCCGCCATCTCCCGGCGGATACGGATATGTTTGCCCGGGATATTGCTTTGCCGTTTTTTCAGGGATCCAATTTCACTGGTCAGTTGCGCGGATTGCGCCTGGCAGTCCCGGATGGATATCTCTGCGTCGATCAACCGTTTTGTCAGCTCCTCCAGTTCGCGGCTGCTCCGGGCAAGGAGTTGCTCGCCCTGGCGCCGGTTGTCAAGGAACTGTTCCTCGTTGGCTGGTTTTGCCAGGTCCAGACCCTGGACAAGCTGCTGGTAACGTTGCTCCTGCCCGCTTTTCCTGGTCCGTTCCCGGGACAGTTGCTCGATCTCCCGGGCAAGGTCGGCCAACCGGCGGCCGCCACTCTCGTCAATGGCGGTTTTCAGATCACTTTCCTGGTTGCGCAGATGATGCAGGGCCTCTTCGGTGGTCTCGATCTGCTGGCCGCGCTTCTCGATCTCCTGGTCCAGCTGATTGATGCCCTCCCGCAGCAGGGCCGCCTTGTGGGCCCCGAACCAGGGTTCCAGCCCCTCCCGGCATTGTTCGAGTTCGTCAACCCGGTCCGCCACCTTCCGGTGGCGCTGCCAGTCCTTGACCAGCGGTTTCAGTTCCTCGATGCGGGCCCGGGCATGGAGAACCGCCTGGTGGGCCTGGTTGAGGTTGTCGAAGTTGCGGCGAATCTCGCCTATCCGTTCTTCCACCTCGGGCAGCTCCAGCATGTGGCGGCGGACAAAGTCGGTGAGGTTGCCCACCGACTTCATGGATACGGTCTGGTAAAAGAGATTAAGGGCCTGTTCCGACTCAATACCGAACAAGCGCCGGAACCGGGCGCTGTACTCCTTGAAGTGGGTCAACACCTCCAGCTGTTGCTCCTGGCGCAGTTTTTTGCGCAGGTCCAGGATATTGGAACCAAAGTTGGAGAAATCCTCGGCAATGGAAAGGGGTCTGGTGGCAACCACGAAAAATCGTTCCGGGTTGCGCCGCCGGTCCTTGAGCCAGAAGACCTGGGCCAGGGTAACGCTCTGCTTGTAGCCCTGGTTGGTAAAACGGGCCAGGAGCACCGTGTACTGGTTTCCATCGCGCAGGGCCACGGCCTTTGCGGTCCCGGTCAGGTTGTCCTTTTCGGATTTATATTCGCCGCGCACATAGGAGTACAGGGTGCGCTCCCGGCTTTCAGCGCCAGCGGCCTTGTTGTAGACGATCCGGTTGTGGGGGACCAGCAGGGTCAGCAGGCCGTCGACAATGGTGGATTTGCCCGAGCCGATGTCACCGGTGAGCAGGCTGTTGTGGCCTTGCGGGGCCAGGTGCCAGACAGCATGGTCAAAGGTGCCCCAGTTGTACAGCTCGAAACGCTCCAGGCGGAAGCCCGCCTCAACGTCTGCCAGGGCAAGGTCGAACAGGGACCGTCGTTGTTCAGCGGGACGCATGTTCCTGGTACTCCGTAAGCCGGGCGGCAAAATCACTGAGCCAGTCGCTGTCCACCAGGGCCTTGATGATCCGGTGCACCTCGAACTGGCCGCTGCTTCCCTTGAGCCGGCGCAGGAAGCCGTAGTCTGCCAGCTTGTTGATATAACGGTCGATCTGGTCGATGATCTTTGCCTCGTTACTGCTTTCAGGCAAAAAGACCCGCAGCATGTCCACGATCTGGGCCCGGCTCAGGATCAGCCTGGTTTCACCGCCCCCGGCATCGAGTTCGATCAGTTTTTTGCGCAGCAGGACCAGCAGCAGGCTGACCGGATAACCGAGCGGCCGGCGCTGGACCAGGCGGGGCAGGGATTCATCCCCTGCTTCCCCGGCTTCGCTGTCCTGGCGCAGAAAGGCATACTGTTCCGCCTCGTCAATGACCAGGGTGAGGCCGATGAGCTTGAAATAATCGCGCACCGGGCCCTGCAACCGCACAAGGTCCTGCCACTGGCTGGGATACCGCTCCTGGTAAAGAACCCCCTTGAGCAGCCGGATCAGCACCGGCCCCAGCTCTGGTTGATGCTCAGTATTCATTATTCCCTTGATCTTTGAAATTCCTGAATCCGTGAAGGCTTGAGTTGATATTCCATCGGTTTGAGGTGTTATAACTTTTTTATCGCCCCCCGGGAAGAGAGCTTAGGGCCTGTAAAGAAATAACCTGACCCTTACCGAACAAAGATGATCCGCGGCACCTGGAGCTGTTTTGTTTCTCCTGTTTCAGTGGCAATGACGATTGCCTCTGTCCGGTCGCTGTCAACAATGGCCCGGTCGTCTTTTTCCGCAAGGTCCAGGTAGGCGACCACCTCGGCCACGCCCTTTCGTACCGGGAAATCCCGCACCAGGCCGGCAAGGCTGATCTGGTCCCGGTCCTGCAACGCGGCCCGGATATTGGCGGCCAGCTCTTTTTCATCCACATATACCTGCTCGTACAGGGGTTCCACTGCAATATCTTCACTGCCCTGCGCCAGCGCTTGTTCCTCGATAACCGGATTCTTCGGAATCGTAAACAGGCTGCGGCACATGACCAGCTCCAGCCGGGGGGATAATTCATCCAGGGTGGTGAAGTTCCGCTCCGGCGGCGGCGAATCCTGCACACCCATGGCCTGTTTTTCGATCCGGCGGATGATCTCCATGATCCGTTTGTTTTCCAGATAGGCCCGGTCGTCCAGGAATTTACGCAACTGCTCCACCAGCAGGTTGGCGGTCTTATAGGCCTTTTCCCCGGCATCAAGCAGCAGGTAACGGATACGGGCCAGCAACGGGTCGGGTTGCAGTTCCTCGATTTCCTCGATGGCATAGAGTTTGTCCAGCAGGGTCTGCAGTTCCTGCTGCCGGTCCGGAGACATGAGCAGCTCCCAGAAGGCCTTGAAGCTTTTGCCCTGGTCTGAATCGCGGATCACGTCCCGGTCGTGGAATATCTCGTCGAGCAGCGCCCCCTTGACCTTGGAGCTGGTGGCGATCCGCTCCCGGGTCTGCCGGTCAAGGGCGCGGAAGTTGTATTCAACCTGGCGGAAATCGGCGAGCAGGCGGCGGGCGGTATCCTCGGCCTGGAAAAAACGTTCCTTGACCTGGGTGGGATCATAGGGCGCAACCCCCTGTTCCCGGACCAATTCGATCTCGCTGTCAATAGCGGCTCTCCGCTTTTCGAGTTCCCTGATCCTTGTCTCGGGATCCTGCTCAGTGCGGTCGACGATGTCTTTTAACAGTTCAAAGATGGCGAGCAGGCGGGATTCGGTGCCCACGAACCGCCGCTCCTCAAGACTCTGCAGCCACTCGACGGCCCGGGCCGTGGCCGGGGTCAGGTCATATTCCGGTTCATCACGGATATCGGGATAATATTTGCGTAAAAAGCCGCTTTCACCCGCAGCCCATGCCTCCAGATATTCCCGGGCACTGCGCGGAAACCGTTCTTTGCCCAGGATGTCATGGAGCTGATAGAGATAGTCGCCAAGCAGGGTTTCCAGCTCCTGCTGCGGCACGGACCTACGGTTCGGTTCAACAAAGATCTTGAACAGGAAACTGATAATCAGGGGCCCATTGTCCGCTGTAAGCAGGCGCAGGGTGGGGTGCGAGGCCTTGAGGTGTTCCAGGTAATCAAAATCCATGGATAGTATAATAAAGGGTTCGAGTTCAGGGGTTAAAGCTCATGTACATATACGGAATTGACTTTCATCTCCCTGGCTGTTTCCACAATCCGGCCATGGTGGGTAAAGAGAATCACCTGGTTCTTTTCTGATAAATCAGCCAGGACCCGCAGCGTTGCCCTGGACCGCTCATCATCAAAGTTAATTAAAATATCGTCAACAATAAAGGGCATGGGTTCGCTGTTTTCAAGGCGCCACTCCAGGGAGGCCAGGCGCAGGCCAAGGAAGAGCTGGTCACGGGTGCCGGAACTCATTGCCCCGACGGTCAGGCGGGATTTGTCCGGCCTGACCCCGACCAGGATGGGATTGCCATTATCATCCACATCCGTGCGCAGGCCGGCAAAGGAGCCCAGGGTCAAGTCGGCAAAATACCTGGAGGCGATCTTCAACACCGGGTCCTGGTGTTCCTCCCGGTATCGTTCAATCTCATCCTTCAGCACCATGGCAGCCAGCTTGATCCGGGTATATTGGTCAACCAGCCGGCGTATCCCGGCCCCGACCCGCTCCATTTTCTCGGCTGCCTCCGCGGCCCGGGCGCTGCCGTCCATGAGCTGCAGTTCCCGGTTTTCTTCACCGATCAGTTTTAAAATATCCGTAATCCCGGGATAGAGTTCTTCATCGATCTGCCGTTTAAGGATTAGGATCCACCCCGGCAGCTCATCCACATCCACTTCATCGGCCTGGCGTTTGATTTCCTCAAGTGATATGCCGTCACTGATCTTTGCCAGGGATGACTCTGCCGCGGCAATCTTTTCCCGCAGGCGCTGATACTCGCCGGATTTCCTGACGGCCCCGGCCAGGTCCGCAACCTTGTCGCACCTGGCTGTGGCGAGTAACCCGGCCATCCGCCCATCCAGGCTTTGCAGGGTCTTTTCGCCATTCTCTATTTCAGCGGCCAGCCCCTCTATTTCCTCACTGGTCTTTTTCAGCAGCTCATGGTCCTGCCGGGCCTTGCCAAGCATGGTGTGCAGCTGCAACACGGCCTGATCCGGAGAAAGATCCTTCAAGTCAGGGGCAACCTGCGCCACCAGGGTCTGCACATCACCACTGAATTTATCGACATCACGGTCAATGCCATTGATGCGGCCCTGAAACTCCCGCGCCTTTTCCAGCTTATCAAAACAGTCATTAATGGTATCAAGGAGATCAAGGGCCTCCTCGGGCAACACCTGGTCGCGAAGCCCCAGGCCGGCCAGGGCCTTGTCCCACTTTTCCTGCCAATCGGCCCGGGCCGCTGCCGCGGCTTCCTGCTCTTTCTGGGCCCTGGCCAATGCGGTCCGGACCTGGGCCTGTCTGTCGTAAAGCTTGTCCAGTTCAGTCCGGTGAAGGGCGATATCCTCCAGAACCGATTCAGCCAAGACCAGCACCGGGGTAAGCTCCCGGCCGGGGAACGCCTGATTTTCTCCCAGGGCCTTCAGCTCCTCTGCCAGAAGCTTGCGATAATGTTGCCGCGCCCGGTCCTTCTCTCTAAGCTCGGCTTCCTTGTTAAGGATCTCGGTCAGCTTAACCCGCAGGCTGTCGATATCAGTCAGCCAGGCAAACATTTCCTTGGGAGAAAGGGGCTTAACCTGGATGGATTCCCATTGCGCCCGCCATGCGGCGGCCAGCTCTTCGGCGCGATCGGCTGATTCCCGTTCCTGCCGGCTGATCTCCTTAATTGTCTCCTCAAGGCCTTCAATCCGGGCCCGCAGCGATGCCGCCTTGGCCACCCGCTCCGCTTCCCGTCTCAGCCGGTCAGCGATATGGTCCGCCTGGGCAACATTTTTTTCATAGGCCTTGTACACGGCCCGGCCCGGCGCATACTCCTTTGCCTCTTTTGAGATATCCTTGCCATCGATCCACTGTCGGCGCAGGAGGCGCCAGCCCTGCTGCCGCTTATTCCGGGATTCCTCCAGATTCCGCTCAGTGGGAACCTCGCCCCCATATGCCACTTCCCGGTTATCGGTCCGGGCGGTCTTCAGCTCCGCTTCAGCCTTTTTGCGGTCCTTTTTCAGCTGCTGTCGCTCATTTTCAATCACGCTGTAGAGTGTCTCAAAGCGTCGCACCGTCTCCGGCAAGGGCAGAGTCAACCCCGGCAATTGATCCAGTTCCCCGGACCACAGCCCCAGCCTCTTAAGCTCTGCCCGGCAGCTCTTTCTGCCAGCGTTGATCTCGCGGGAAATCTCCTCGATCCGTTGGTCGATATCACCCACGCGCCGGGCCGGCTTCAATGCCTTGGCCAGGCCATCATTTTTTCTAATGGCCGGCCGGCCGGACAGGGCCGCGGCAATTTGCCCAAGCTCCTTTTCCGCCTCATCTTTCTGCTTCCGCGCCTGGGACGCCTGCTGGATCAGGGCCCCGTGCCGGGAACTCAAGGCCTGAATGGTTCTCTTTCTGCTGAACACCGGCCGCAAGGACTCGGCATCTTCCAGGGTTAAATCAGGCCGGATCTCCCTGATCAGGGCGCCGCCATCCTTGCGGTTGCTGATCCGCATGCCATCCAGTCTGCTCCGGTCCTTCAGCCCCTTGCGGTACTCGCCGAGCCGCTGGTGCAGGTCCTCGATCGTTTCCGCATGGTCAAGAAGCGGCTGGTTCAGCGAGATGCCCTCCTGTCCGGTTGCCAGCCTTTTCAGCCGGACTTTATCTTTATCGGTCTGCAGCCTGGTTTCACGGATCTCCTGCTCCACCTGCCGGAGTTCGTTGGAAAACTCCGGCGGCAGCAGCACCACATCGCCTAACTGCTGCAACTGTTTCTTCAGGTTTTCAAGCTCCGCCAGTTCAGGGATGGCCCGGTGCAGCCGCTCAAGCCGCCGCACCTCGCCACCCTTCTGCCTGCTCTCCTGCTCAAGCCCGGCCTGTGCGGCTTCCGCGTCCTGCAAACGTTTTTTATGTTCCTTCCATTTTTTAGAGGGAAGGCTCTCCTCTTTGACGGTTTTTTTCAGGGCCTTATACTCCTTGATCGCCTGATTAATCCGCTGCTTGCTGCCCCGGGCCTTGAACAGTTCATCCGCCTCCGCATCAAGGGAGTCCTGAATCTTCTTAAGGGAAGAGATGCCCGCGCCAGCGGCAAACAGGGCCTGGCCCACCTCACCTTTCTGGGCCAGGATATCCTCGCCGCCCTCCACCAGGATCTTGTGGTCGATTCCGTAGAGTGATTCAAAAAGGGCCGGCTCAATGCCATGGAGAAAGGCGGCAACCATGCCGGGGTCCATGGGGTTGCCGTCAAGGTCCAGGAGATCGGCCTTTCTTTTCTTGCGGCGGAGAAAGGCGAGTTCCCGGCCATCAGCCCCTTGGAGGCATCCACCGACCAGGAGCTGATCATTGGCATGCTGGAAATTATCAGCGGTACGCTCCGGGAAGCCGTATAACAATGCCTTAAGGGCTCGGAGCGAGCTGCTTTTTCCCGCCTCGTTGGGGCCAAAGATGATATGGAGGCCCGGCTCCCTGGAATTAAACTCAAGAGTCCGGTCGGTGAAGGGGCCAAAGGCCTTCAGATCAAGGCGCTTGAGCCTCATGCCTCTCCTCCGTGGTGGATCAGTCTGGCGATCAAGAGTTCCTTGACCTCTTCCCGCAGTTCGGTCAACCCTTGCGGCGAACTCTCCAGCAGGGAATCAGCATCCAGCAGTTCAGCCGGCAGTTTGGTTTTCAGGCCGGCCAGGTCCGGTACCAATGTGGTCAGCGCAGCCTTGCCAAGGTCCAGGTTCTCAATTGCCCGCAGCAGGCCGGACAGGGGTGTGTCTTGACCAACGATCTCCTCCAGGCTGGTCTTGCGGCTTGTTCTGAATTTTACCTTTTCAAGCCAGACATCACCCAGGCCGGCGGCAATACCACGGAACTCTTCGGTCCACTGAATCGAACAGGCATGCAGTTCCGCATGCAGGGGGCAGCTTCCTGCCAACTGCAGGCGCAGGGCCAGGGTCCTGCCGCCGGCTGTTTGCCGCTCTTTCTCCATAACCGCACGAACCTGTTCATACACCGCCTCCCTGGTCTCGCAGCCGGACAGATCCACCCGGCAGACGGCCCAGCGCAGCACATCAAGTTCACGCTCTTCAACTTCCACGATCCGGCCGTCCTCCACAATCACCAGGGTGGCGCCCCTGGTCCCGGTTTCCTTGATATGCCGGCCCTGGATATTGCCGG belongs to Desulfobacterales bacterium and includes:
- a CDS encoding DUF2220 family protein; translation: MISPADIRKKGLRQWPALLRSHLTGEPLLPIVIPVKRITGRSLSDNFTAVRCWLETLRAGEKQPDSPGYRIEYQQIKHRRLGEQSIPVRIIIETRTDFLALTGRERQFSTFRKTVARILAELPELRDLLIRRPDIVLQYKDAWPRLLGVAAWFKKNPRPGCYVRELDIAGVDSKFVEGHRPILAAILDLVLPAAAIDRGVKGLGQHGFERRFGLAWDQPLIRFRLLDPSRTISGLTDLSVPLADFTTLVPPCSRVFITENKTSGLSFPPLAEAMVIFGLGYGIQSLQQVEWLRGKTICYWGDIDTHGFAILSQLRGYFPQVRSLLMDRQTLMAHRSLWGREEEAKRCLLTLEHLGDQEQKLYHDLRDNRIGQAVRLEQERIGFSTVQAALRRVMSMSDRP
- a CDS encoding ATP-dependent exonuclease SbcCD, C subunit-like protein, with product MRPAEQRRSLFDLALADVEAGFRLERFELYNWGTFDHAVWHLAPQGHNSLLTGDIGSGKSTIVDGLLTLLVPHNRIVYNKAAGAESRERTLYSYVRGEYKSEKDNLTGTAKAVALRDGNQYTVLLARFTNQGYKQSVTLAQVFWLKDRRRNPERFFVVATRPLSIAEDFSNFGSNILDLRKKLRQEQQLEVLTHFKEYSARFRRLFGIESEQALNLFYQTVSMKSVGNLTDFVRRHMLELPEVEERIGEIRRNFDNLNQAHQAVLHARARIEELKPLVKDWQRHRKVADRVDELEQCREGLEPWFGAHKAALLREGINQLDQEIEKRGQQIETTEEALHHLRNQESDLKTAIDESGGRRLADLAREIEQLSRERTRKSGQEQRYQQLVQGLDLAKPANEEQFLDNRRQGEQLLARSSRELEELTKRLIDAEISIRDCQAQSAQLTSEIGSLKKRQSNIPGKHIRIRREMAAVLAVAEEELPFAGELLQVDEREKEWQGAIERVCHSFGLSLLVSEALYQQVSHYVDRTRLQGRLVYFRAREEKQPVAVSDDPRELWRKLRIKTENHHYPWLEREIRRRFNLVCCDSLDEFRRLPGAVTRQGQIKSRNRRHEKDDRYPVNDRSRYVLGWSNREKIRALEQEADKLQARGAALKEQRNRLDKQRQQLDISRDCCRDLLRTEHFSEINWQPLARQIQALEDERREIEASSDLLRSLQERLKQVGGEIQLLEQRRETLRDKRSRAAQKKEDRQAALDQVRRYADFPTEQRTAGLVAMLDGFRDQVLPGKAFTLINLDSCQRRIRGHIQEQINSQRKKTVRLAESIIRRMNRFKTNWPAESKEVDAALEAGPEYRRMLQSLVREDLPRHEARFKEMLNEGTINSIALFQNQMEKERQEIRDRIDTINISLKEAQYNPGTYIELVADPTTDPEIRDFQQQVRQCLAHSLAGDELYDESRFLLVKKLIDRFNGRQGTAELDRRWTVKVTDVRNWFTFSACERWQEDGREKEYYSDSSGKSGGQKEKLAYTILASALAYQFGLEWGATRSRSFRFVVIDEAFGRGSDESTRYGLELFKRLNLQLLIVTPLQKIHIIEDYIHAVHFIHNEEGRNSMVRNLTIEEYREEKKRRSRTAVP
- a CDS encoding DUF4194 domain-containing protein, producing MNTEHQPELGPVLIRLLKGVLYQERYPSQWQDLVRLQGPVRDYFKLIGLTLVIDEAEQYAFLRQDSEAGEAGDESLPRLVQRRPLGYPVSLLLVLLRKKLIELDAGGGETRLILSRAQIVDMLRVFLPESSNEAKIIDQIDRYINKLADYGFLRRLKGSSGQFEVHRIIKALVDSDWLSDFAARLTEYQEHASR
- a CDS encoding DUF3375 domain-containing protein, translating into MDFDYLEHLKASHPTLRLLTADNGPLIISFLFKIFVEPNRRSVPQQELETLLGDYLYQLHDILGKERFPRSAREYLEAWAAGESGFLRKYYPDIRDEPEYDLTPATARAVEWLQSLEERRFVGTESRLLAIFELLKDIVDRTEQDPETRIRELEKRRAAIDSEIELVREQGVAPYDPTQVKERFFQAEDTARRLLADFRQVEYNFRALDRQTRERIATSSKVKGALLDEIFHDRDVIRDSDQGKSFKAFWELLMSPDRQQELQTLLDKLYAIEEIEELQPDPLLARIRYLLLDAGEKAYKTANLLVEQLRKFLDDRAYLENKRIMEIIRRIEKQAMGVQDSPPPERNFTTLDELSPRLELVMCRSLFTIPKNPVIEEQALAQGSEDIAVEPLYEQVYVDEKELAANIRAALQDRDQISLAGLVRDFPVRKGVAEVVAYLDLAEKDDRAIVDSDRTEAIVIATETGETKQLQVPRIIFVR
- a CDS encoding AAA family ATPase, giving the protein MRLKRLDLKAFGPFTDRTLEFNSREPGLHIIFGPNEAGKSSSLRALKALLYGFPERTADNFQHANDQLLVGGCLQGADGRELAFLRRKKRKADLLDLDGNPMDPGMVAAFLHGIEPALFESLYGIDHKILVEGGEDILAQKGEVGQALFAAGAGISSLKKIQDSLDAEADELFKARGSKQRINQAIKEYKALKKTVKEESLPSKKWKEHKKRLQDAEAAQAGLEQESRQKGGEVRRLERLHRAIPELAELENLKKQLQQLGDVVLLPPEFSNELRQVEQEIRETRLQTDKDKVRLKRLATGQEGISLNQPLLDHAETIEDLHQRLGEYRKGLKDRSRLDGMRISNRKDGGALIREIRPDLTLEDAESLRPVFSRKRTIQALSSRHGALIQQASQARKQKDEAEKELGQIAAALSGRPAIRKNDGLAKALKPARRVGDIDQRIEEISREINAGRKSCRAELKRLGLWSGELDQLPGLTLPLPETVRRFETLYSVIENERQQLKKDRKKAEAELKTARTDNREVAYGGEVPTERNLEESRNKRQQGWRLLRRQWIDGKDISKEAKEYAPGRAVYKAYEKNVAQADHIADRLRREAERVAKAASLRARIEGLEETIKEISRQERESADRAEELAAAWRAQWESIQVKPLSPKEMFAWLTDIDSLRVKLTEILNKEAELREKDRARQHYRKLLAEELKALGENQAFPGRELTPVLVLAESVLEDIALHRTELDKLYDRQAQVRTALARAQKEQEAAAAARADWQEKWDKALAGLGLRDQVLPEEALDLLDTINDCFDKLEKAREFQGRINGIDRDVDKFSGDVQTLVAQVAPDLKDLSPDQAVLQLHTMLGKARQDHELLKKTSEEIEGLAAEIENGEKTLQSLDGRMAGLLATARCDKVADLAGAVRKSGEYQRLREKIAAAESSLAKISDGISLEEIKRQADEVDVDELPGWILILKRQIDEELYPGITDILKLIGEENRELQLMDGSARAAEAAEKMERVGAGIRRLVDQYTRIKLAAMVLKDEIERYREEHQDPVLKIASRYFADLTLGSFAGLRTDVDDNGNPILVGVRPDKSRLTVGAMSSGTRDQLFLGLRLASLEWRLENSEPMPFIVDDILINFDDERSRATLRVLADLSEKNQVILFTHHGRIVETAREMKVNSVYVHEL
- a CDS encoding DNA repair exonuclease, giving the protein MFKFLHIADIHLDSPLKGLEAHGDAPVEEIRGATRRALDNLVDLAIEEEVDFVLIAGDLYDGDWKDYNTGLFFAGRMGRLDKAGIRVFIVSGNHDAASRTTRIMPLPGNVTLFPHKKPCSVTLEDLGIIIHGRSYPSRAVTENLALQYPQHDAGYFNIGLLHTSLTGREGHEDYAPCTLDDLKSKGYDYWALGHVHQREIVSQDPWVVFPGNIQGRHIKETGTRGATLVIVEDGRIVEVEERELDVLRWAVCRVDLSGCETREAVYEQVRAVMEKERQTAGGRTLALRLQLAGSCPLHAELHACSIQWTEEFRGIAAGLGDVWLEKVKFRTSRKTSLEEIVGQDTPLSGLLRAIENLDLGKAALTTLVPDLAGLKTKLPAELLDADSLLESSPQGLTELREEVKELLIARLIHHGGEA